TTCGCGATCGTCGATGCTGAAGAATCCTCCCTCTTCAAGGGTGTCCTCTTCACCGTAGAGTACTGCTCTGTCGCCGGACTTACTGCAACAGTCTTCGACATCGGAGTAGCAGGAGGACTGGCGACCAGCTTCGAGATCGTAGACGAATCCTCTTTCTTCAGGGGAGCCTTCTTCACGGTAGAATACGGTTCCTGGTTGATTTGTATCGTCAGGTTCTTCTTCTTCCTGATCTCTTTCTTCTTCAGGGAGCCAGGTCTCTCTTCGCCGACACACTCAGCCGACTTCTCCTCGGCCTTCCGCTTCTCCTCGCTCACGGGGATGTTACTGAGAAGCTGCTGGCCGGGGACGCTTATTTTAGGACCAGTCTCTTTTTTCTTGTCCAGCTCTTCTTTCGCGCCGGGGTCCTCGACCGGGCTCTTCGCGGCTGCGAAACTGAATCCCTTCGCCACCTGtggactgtccggccccttgatcTCGCTCCAGAAGTCGATCGACTCCGTCGACGTGCTCTTCGACAGCGCTCCCCCCTCGCCGTTCAAGCACTCGAACACCTTCGACTGCTTCTCTACCGGCATCTTGCTAGCAGTCTCCTCCGTGGGCGTCTTCTTCGAGGACTTCGGCTCGGGAGCCTGATCCACGCGGGCAACTACGTCCCCAGCCACTTTGCCGGGTTTCAAGGCTTTGTTCCTCCAGGGAATCTTCGTCTCCTTTCCTGGCTCAGTTTTCGGAGACTCACTGTCCTTCGCTTTCTCTTCAGGCTTGGTCTTGACAGACTTAACTTCTTCAAGTTTCCTATCCAAGTTCTTCCCCTTATCAACTGGTTCCTTCGTCTTCTCCAAGTCTTCAATCTTCTTCACTTCATTCCCCTTCAACAAGGCAGACTTGGCTGCTTCAGGTTTCTTATCGAGGATCTTCAACTTGTCAGGTAAATCCTTCGTCTTCTCCAAGTCCTCGATCTTCTTCGCTTCGTTTCCCTTCAGCAAGGCGGACTTAGCTTCTACAGGTTTCTTATCAACGTTCTTCCACTTGTCAACTGCATTCGATTTCGAGTGTTCGATCTTCAGTGCTTCGTTCCCCTTTAACAAGGTCGTCTTCGTTACGTCGTTGGTGGTCGGTGTTGCGTCACCGGTGACAGCGTCGCCCGATCGGCTGTCCGGCTCCTGAGGTCGTTCGACGGGCCCGGTGACCGCGTCCGCCAAGGTCGCGGCTTTGTTCGCCTGGTTTCCCGGCAACGGATCAACGACGTCCTCGCCACGCTCGGTTTTCGCCGCCTTTGCCAGCCGCTCCGACCCTCGCAACGCTGTCTTTGGCGCTTCTACGGCATTATTTTCATCCGTATTAATTTTAGACGCTTTTGGCAGCCTGTCCGCGGCCGATGGAAGCGCTCCGCTGGCGCTGTTTTCACTGGCGGCCGGGTCAACAGCTACCGTCGCGCTCGACGACTCGCAAGTCGTCGGGGAGGGCTGCTCGCGGCCCGCGACACCGAGCTTTCTAGGTCTTGGGGGCTCTGGCCTCTTTTGCGCCTCTTCTTTtttcgccgccgccgcgcgagtCGCGTCGGAAGCCTCTCTCTTGGCCGCTTTAGGCACCTCAGCTTTGTCCTCTTTCTTCAGCGTGAAAGCAGCTTTCGGTGAGCTCGGAACACTCTTGTCTTGTTCAGTCTTCTCCGTCTCTGGACTATCGTTCAGCTCTGCAGAGTCCTCAAGACTATCTCCGACAGCCCCATCGTCTTTCAAACAAGTCTCTAGCTTCTCCTTTGTCTTCAAGGTACCGTTGGCCAGCTTCTTCAGCGGGTCGCTCTTCTCTGGCGGAGTCTTCACCGTGAAGTACACGCTGTTCCTCGACGTGTCCTTAATGTACGGCCTCTTCACAGGTAGCACCACCTCggtctcctcctcctcctccaccctGTCAGTCTTATTCAGCGCTGGTTTTCTAGGTATCGGGATCCTCACGCTCTCCCTGAACTGCTCCCGATTCGAGCTGGGCTCGGCGTTCACCCAGACCGTGGAGAAGTCCCCGACGCTGTTGCTGGCTTCTATCTTGAACGCCTGCGGCCTGGACGGCTTCTTTTCGCTGGAGTCCTCGGATTGATGATCCACTGACACGTCGCTGGAGGTACTAGACCTTCTCTCACTGTTGTCCTCGTTAGGCGGCGAAGGCTTGTCAGTCgctctcttctttttcttcaccTTTTTCAGGCTCTTCCTGATCTTCTGCGCGGTAGAATCCTCGCTCTGCGAGCTCTTGTCGTTGTCCAACGATCTGAAGAATCCAGGAGCAGCCTTGGACCCAGCGACCGTGCCTTTTTTGATCAGAGTACCTCGGCGGACTTCGTTTTCTATCTCAGCCTGCTCTTCGGCTACCAACGTGTCTAGAACCTTCGCCTGCACCTGCGCGTAAGCTACTTCTCTCTTCAGTTGCTCTGGGTCTAGCTGGATGTCTGTTGATGATCTTCTTCTAGTGAACCGTCTGGTGATCTTGTTTGCCTGCTGGAGACTGTCGGAGTCGTCGGAGTCCCTGTCCAAGCTGACCTGATGGAACAGTTGCGTCGacttttctttctccttctccttctctgcTTCGGGCTCTGGCTCCTTGATCAGGAACTTTTCAAGTAGCAACGTGCCGATCGTCTTCTCGTGACGTTCGTTGTGCTCGCGCAATGCTGGGTTGTCTTTTAACGCCTGACATCTGATCCTGATGGTCGGTCGGCCACGGCGCAAACGGTTCTGTTGATGGTTGGAGTCCCCGGATAAGGTTCTCGGCGTGGAGACGTCGATGTCCGCTGTGTCAATCACGCGCCTGATGTGGCTGGGAACCGACACCGGCGAGTACCGGTGCAGCCCCGATAGCGGAGACTCCGAGATCGTTGACAAATGCGGGGAGAACCGCGTGAACGGCGTGTGGTAGGATCTACGCGAGTTTTGTTCGTCAGTTTTCGAGGTTCAACCGGGTGGAAGCTTCTCTCTAGTAAGCGACTCTTCGTTCTGAAGGTGCTTATTGGGAGTTTGGGGATCTGGTTTTGTTGAAGTTCGAGGTTTGAGGAAAATCTAGGGAAACTAAAGGACTTTTGAGATacctttgaaaatatattgatttatttcaagAAAATGGCTTTGAAATATCTGTCGAAATAGAAATCTCTTTGATATCCTTCGGCACTGATCTTGAAAGCACAAATGGGGATATATAAGTACTTTATATATTGCGAATGAGAAATGTAATAGATACTTTTGGTATTTTATAGTTGATGAACTTAAGGATCAGTATATGCAGTCGAACGTCGATAAGTCGAATTTCTGTAACTGAAATTCGGTGTGTATTCCTTTCTACTGTGacttttataattcataattagaaaaaaggaattacgatggaaaatgattttcttgaaagatatttattataaaaatcattatactTTGGatgttttatacaatattttgtgTTGCACGCATTTGCACTTTCAAACttcctataaatgcataaaaatttgcagtctagatctataattatatattaattatgataaaaaaatataaatttaaataactacATATCACAAAATCATTATAAACTGAACTTCCGTTTGTTAAACCTCTTTTACTCAGAAACTCGATACCACGAAACCTCTAGCTCCATCTTTTGTCTTCCCTAGAGATTCAACTTATCGAAGTTCGACTTGTCAAGTATTTTAACGCTCAGCCACTCGTATGGAGAAATCTCCCACATTTCATTTACCAGtgcattgccttttattttatctatctctTCCTTTAGTTACTTGGTAACTTTTGAACTAGGGTTATTTGCAATTCACCAAATACCTTTCTCACTTTTATAAAACAACCTTCATTATAAAATCAGTCGAACGAGTTCAATTCAACGAAAAAAGTTACAGTTCTTTTTAGGCAGTTGTCTAAGTGTCAATAATCCAAATAAGGAAACAGATTTGCAATATTTAATCAACAATAAGAATTAaagatttttttagtttttctgGATCCAATTTACGAAGATCATGAACGAACTAACAAGGAATCCTTTTCAACCAGCGTACgtcaattttgatgaaacttatgtgagacatgattctcaagaaaatatttcacatgtattttttcttaaaaccaacatccactttgaagggtTGAAAACACCCCTCAATATTGACGATTGAAAGTAAATCTTTACAATATCTCTGTAACTAGAGgtgtaaaaaaaattatttttttaaattgttcgcttTGAAATGAGCAATGTAAATTTCTTTTACACAGCCCCTAATTTCagatatattgtaaaatatatattctcaGCCCTCAACTTCAACCACTCCATTTAATCtcaaaatgatttcaaatattcaatgcttttgcgACATcagtaattgtgaaacaagaaaaccgaaaccagtcatttctaCTGATactagtattaaccccttgccacacAATGACAAGTGAGACTCATGACTAAGGTTtccagattaatttaacaaaactcgATGTTGCTCATTCGTCACGGATCAAaggaaaaaactattttgccattatcaatttattaccttcaaatgaaatttccgcttgaagtagaaCAGAAAATTGTTACATACCTCCcaaattctctttttctttcaaattgaaagtaaataatacggtaaggggttaaaatagccttatgctggttgaaaaggttctgAAAGGGTGGTCCAAGGTGAATCAACTTGAGTTCTCACTGGACAAAGTACTCAGAAGAAGTTGCAAATCATCCAATGGTTCATGTTTAGCCAGTCATCATTGTTTAGCCAGTTGGGTAATAGTCAGTGACACACAATGAGTTGGAGCCCTACTGATAAAACCTTCCCGGCGCATCGTTTCAAATGCCAGAGCTCTGTTTTCGCGGTGCATTACGTTGCAGAATTAAAGAACACTTGTTAGAACGCGCGGCTGTGCCCGATGCCTATCGATCTGGCCCGGCCATGGTCACGAATGAGTGACAGGCTTCGATTCATGAATTGACCATCCATCGATGACACACGAGCGGCTAATGGGTACACGTGGCCGATGTTGACACAGAGGAGCCATTGCGGAGATATTTCAACCCCTTACTGCCAATGTCATCCGTCTCGATGAATCTTTCGAATAttgctaacactagaactaccgtaccagtgaaaagctattcattatttaaccagtcaaccctttgcactcagaagtttctcattagaaatatttaacatttttttatgagaCGAAGACGGTATTCTTTGAacctaactcgaagggaaattagaAGTATATTGAAGAGCAAAgctatttattccaatatttcacgtatcgaggcattatacaaagttcaacattaaatatcatgttttataattttgctacaaGTCGAATGGCTACTGAGAGACGCCTATGcaactcgagaatattttcctcgaataaatattcattttctgaagAAGTGtcgatgatattttttacaagtaACATGAAGAactaccttgcataaattaagtgacagaactattttacttcgatgttccatgcgGTGAtacgtaatataaaatttaatattgaactttaaattttatcattttgttgggtcaaatcaaatgttgATTGAATCGTTGAATCattgaatcattttattattattgcatgtttattttACTAAATGTGACCGCATTAGGTgacgttatttataatataaaaatgtttacaagtaATCATACTTTCTGATTTACGTCAATTTCTATATTCATGTGAAACAATATACAGAGCATTTTCGAAATtgtattgtaaattgtaaaattgtaaatgtaCATGTACAAAAATAAgtcaaaaatatacaataaaatgttcTCATAAGactaatattctttaaataactgAATTCGAGAATTAAGCCAACACGTTCGTATTGATGTTAGAAAGTAGAAGTGGCAAGTCATGGTCAGACAAACTCTACTGAATAAGAACTGACGCCAGACAAACTGTTAATCATTTATActtggaagcttttcactagaattaTTCGAgactttccgatgaaacataCGTGGTATTATTTGAAActgactaatgagaaaacatacgtaaataggaaacaaaactattttatataaatatttcacgtattgatgcactGTACAAAACTtagtactatatataatactttgtcatatcaaattttgttatattttaatttgaaattttgttacattttagtctgaaactttgtttaattttgttacatttcaatctgaaattttgtttaattttcttatattttaatctgaaatttcgtttgattttgttatattttaatctgaaatattctttaattttcttatattttaatttgaaattttgttatatcaaattaaatggactgagaatcacctctcgagtacaaagggtcaAGCTCCATTGCTTCGAACACTTTtccttagttttgtatatagaCCAATTCCCAATTGGTCCGCAATTGCAGAAATACCCTAGATATAAATGTTTCTACACAGTACACGGTACACGtgtattctgaaaataaatcaatttacctCATTGCTTACGCATTTCTGCTGGCAGAAAATATTGTGACAAGCTACATAGTTAATGCTATCATCACAGAAATATGTTGCTACGTGTGTCGTTGCCATTGAAAGCTACAATAGGAAAATGAATAGTACTCGAGGAAACTACTAACCAAGTGATATACATATTCTATACGAATTTCTCTGCACAAAAGTAGAGCACAGTAGATTTTTtggaaattaatcaatttatctGTTTCCGCATTTCTACtggcagaaaatattgaaataaacgagTTACTGGTATTATCATAGAAATATGTTGCTGTGTATACTATTCTAATTAGAAGGTACAGTAAGAAAAATGATACTTGAAGAAAAAGTTAAGCAACACCTATATGTAATTTTTCTGCGCAAAACTAGAGCACATAAAATTTTCCTGGAAACGAATCAATTTACCTAACAGCTTCTACATTTCTGctgacataaaatattataccgAACGTCAACCAAAACTGTTAAAATAGTAGTTAACCAagtaatatatgtaatttttctgCGGGAAACTAGAGCACAGACAATTTTCCTGGAATCGAATCAATTCTGAGCCTAACAGCCACTCCACTTCAGCtggcagaaaatattgaattaaacaaGTTAGTGCTATTGTGATAGAAATATGTTACTGAACatgttattgaaattaaaagatATAATAAGAGATGAATAATAATTGACAAAAATGTTAACCAactaatatatacaattttgtttagaagcaaatcaattttcttaacagCTTCTGCACTTAAACTGGCAGAAAGCATTCACCTAAATAAGTTTCTACTATCACGATAGAAATGTGTTACTCGATATATTATTGCAACTAAAAGATATAATAAGAACCTGAATAATACTCGAAAAAAcgttaatatatacaatttttctcctTAAAAGTAGAGCACACAAGATTTCCCTGAAGACAAATCAATTTTCCTAACAGCTTCTGCAGTTCAGTTGGCAGAAAACATTCACCTAAACAAGTTTCTACTATCACGATAGAAATATGTTACTCAATATGTTATTGCAACtaaagaatacaataaaaaccTGAATAacacttaaaaataatgttaaccaTATACTTAGAATTTATGTATATAGTTAGTacatatacaattaatatatacaatttttctcctTAAAACTAGACATAAGATTTTCctagaaataaatcaattttcctaACAGTTTCTGCAATTCAGGTAGCAGAAAACATTCACCTAAACAAGTGTCTACTATCACGATAGAAATATGTTactcaatatattattacaactaaaagatataataagaaactgaataatactTGAAAAAAACGTTAACCAcctaatatatacaattttccaTCCCAAAACGAGAGCAGACAAGATTTCCCTGGAAACGGATCAATTCACCTAAGAGGTTCCGCAATTCAGCTGGCAGAAAATATTCAGGTAAGAGGTTGAAAAACGGCCCctccttgaaaaatatttagaggGCGTTCTCTCGTGGTTTTCATCGAGCGTGCAACAGGCCCAGCCTCTCGTCTGCCAGTCGTGAATATGTTAACATCAATCTTGCGTCGCGTCGCAGCCTGTAATTGCGGCGGTTCCGCAGAATATTTTTTGGCAGTCGGCGCTTTTATCACGTGGAAGATTGCACGGTCCAGACACCGGCGTGCTATTTTTACACCGATACGATCCCGATATGCGAACCCAGAAGGTACATAGCTGGTTCACTCGTCTAATCCGTGTGATTTACACCGCGCCGGCTAACCGACGAATTAATCGCCACTGTTACATTCAGTTAATAAGTTACCGGGGTTTGACGGATCATGTATCATATCCGCGGCTTGCCAAGACTCTTGAACAACCGCAGTCTATTCTAATTGTCGGAAACTTAGCTAATTTCCTCGGCGGACCGCGGCCGGATTCCAAAAATTCTGCCGCGGAGTTACTCGAATATTTCGCTTTCCCGAAAATTCGCTCTCTTTTGTATTTATGTACTCGTGTACTCGTGTACTCGTGTACTCGTTTATTTATGAACTTCTGCAGTTTCGTATGTATGTGCTTAGACACTTGTGTGCTTGTGTGTTCGTGTACTCATGTACTTGTGTATTCGTATACTCGTGTACTTATATACTTCTGCACTTTTGTACTTATGTGCTTATACACTTGCGTGCTTATGTATTCGTGTACTcgtgtatttatgtatttctgcAGTTTCCTAATTATGTACTCATACACTTGTGTATTTGTGTATTCGTATACTTATGTACTTGTGTACTCGTGTATTTATGCACTTCTGTACTTTTGTACTTATGTGTTCATGCACTTGTGTACTTGTGGATTTGTGTActtatttacttgtttattcGTGTATTTATGTACTTCTGCAGTTTCGTACTTATCTGCTTAGGCAGTTGTGTACTTGAGTACTCATGTACTCGTGTACTCATATACTCATATACTCATGTACTCGTGTACTTATGTACTTATGAAGTTGTATACTCGTGTACCTATGTACTACCGTCCATAATTATTCGATAAAATTGGATTTGAATATTGATGATCGCTTTGTGACCTTCGTTCTATTACCATTTATCaacatataatattcaatattaatgatTGTTCCACTTGAGATTATACCTTAACGCCAAAACCTCGTATTTACTACTGTCcataaatattcgataaaattggATCTGAAAATTGATGATCGCTTTACGACCTTTACTTTATTACCATCGATctgtaatattcattattaatgatCGTACCATTTGTAATTGTACAAGCCGAGTCGTTTAATCATACCACGAAGTTTATTTATCGTAAAAATATGTTCGAGGCAGAAGTTGTTTGGCATCAAGAGTTGAAATTACGGTTGACCAAAATATAGTTGGTTTGATTAATACCGAATAACTTTCGTTTGGAACATTTCTTTTATACGATGGATGGTTTACAAGTGAAATCGGATGGCACGGTTGAATAACTCACTCTGTATTTTAACTCTAAAATTTTAGGTATAGACAGTTTGAGGATTGGTAATTCTATCGATTTATTTTTGAACATTTaacgaattgaaattttttatgtattaagAAGACTGACAAATgtggttttttaattttattttgcagttgTATTGAGGAGAtttaaattgtaacaataatggAGGACTAGCAGATAAAAGGCGGTtcaaaaattttgtaattacatGGAACtgacaatgtgttaatataatcaTTTGACCAATTACGATAAGAATATGTATATGTAGAGTTCTAATAGCTTTTATGTTTTCAAAGTAAACAATCTCACGAAAAAATATTGTGACAATAAATTCAACTATCagtcgttaattaattattcggaTGTCCATTTTTTAACGAATTATTCTAATGTTTAACTGCTTACGAAAAATCGAAACTAGAGTAGTTATAGattcagtttattattatttacattattgttttattattttgcgtTTACCGTTTTATTCTTTCAATCTTTCTCGGTTTAGCTGCGTTTCCATTTCGTTAAGGATACTTtcgaattcgaaaataataCGAAGGaactatttgtttttacttcttcaataatatttccaatGCACAAATAAAGTGAGAACCGCAGTGGAGTTAAATATTTGGCTTGAAATAACGTCTCAGTGATTACAATCTCAagttgaaagtttaaaaaaatgtcaacgTTTCTTTTATACAATCCACGTTACACTACATAACTGCAGAAACAAATTACTCTTAATTAAGTATTCCAAAATCGAAAAAACATGTCTCGCTCAGTcgtcaattaacactagaactatcaaggagttaaaaagattcattttcaattatttataaaaattacaacacTGCATTTTCTGAGATTCATCGCAATTTTTACCTGTATAACCGCAGTAAGTGCAAAATAAAGAGTCTGACTCCCAAAAAGTGCTTCCAGCTTTAAATTCCAATCCAGATCAATATATCACAAGTTCACAC
The window above is part of the Nomia melanderi isolate GNS246 chromosome 2, iyNomMela1, whole genome shotgun sequence genome. Proteins encoded here:
- the LOC116425980 gene encoding uncharacterized protein LOC116425980, whose product is MPYYVDSLPYYYGGSSFANHSSLMTGTPRSYHTPFTRFSPHLSTISESPLSGLHRYSPVSVPSHIRRVIDTADIDVSTPRTLSGDSNHQQNRLRRGRPTIRIRCQALKDNPALREHNERHEKTIGTLLLEKFLIKEPEPEAEKEKEKEKSTQLFHQVSLDRDSDDSDSLQQANKITRRFTRRRSSTDIQLDPEQLKREVAYAQVQAKVLDTLVAEEQAEIENEVRRGTLIKKGTVAGSKAAPGFFRSLDNDKSSQSEDSTAQKIRKSLKKVKKKKRATDKPSPPNEDNSERRSSTSSDVSVDHQSEDSSEKKPSRPQAFKIEASNSVGDFSTVWVNAEPSSNREQFRESVRIPIPRKPALNKTDRVEEEEETEVVLPVKRPYIKDTSRNSVYFTVKTPPEKSDPLKKLANGTLKTKEKLETCLKDDGAVGDSLEDSAELNDSPETEKTEQDKSVPSSPKAAFTLKKEDKAEVPKAAKREASDATRAAAAKKEEAQKRPEPPRPRKLGVAGREQPSPTTCESSSATVAVDPAASENSASGALPSAADRLPKASKINTDENNAVEAPKTALRGSERLAKAAKTERGEDVVDPLPGNQANKAATLADAVTGPVERPQEPDSRSGDAVTGDATPTTNDVTKTTLLKGNEALKIEHSKSNAVDKWKNVDKKPVEAKSALLKGNEAKKIEDLEKTKDLPDKLKILDKKPEAAKSALLKGNEVKKIEDLEKTKEPVDKGKNLDRKLEEVKSVKTKPEEKAKDSESPKTEPGKETKIPWRNKALKPGKVAGDVVARVDQAPEPKSSKKTPTEETASKMPVEKQSKVFECLNGEGGALSKSTSTESIDFWSEIKGPDSPQVAKGFSFAAAKSPVEDPGAKEELDKKKETGPKISVPGQQLLSNIPVSEEKRKAEEKSAECVGEERPGSLKKKEIRKKKNLTIQINQEPYSTVKKAPLKKEDSSTISKLVASPPATPMSKTVAVSPATEQYSTVKRTPLKREDSSASTIAKSIISPPGTPVSKTSSPTDAFSTVKKTPLKREDSSASTISAKSIGSPPDTPVSKFSSPDAYSTVKKTPFKREDSSASTITVISVSSTPDTPVAASQVSTPTLEIPLPLINVVAATPTTADTQHVEEDDEAKTPTNEWPDDTPTISKWENHTDLSNVDRVDQQFASVKDSETATPEDTPEGTPESSKKKKIVRKKKTSTTKKAGSKDSKKDSKKESKKESKKEVKDSKKSKAQESLKPAEAKSSSKSNQKSTPTPKPLDLIRMFYTTPTALLTATPRDLSKVRRAKVKRRKHHSRTPSVSSDSTGSTTSTATTGSTDGSRSTCTELDDDPDKRMNSTRSNDSGFDGSPRISTPSQSSDTQRHSDSSDHFPSGRITPPATNLPRFKKYAVTDFNFRKVLGKGSFGKVLLAELRGTECVYAVKCLQKDVVLEDDDVECTLIERKVLTLATRHPYLCHLFCTFQTESHLFFVMEYLNGGDLMFHIQKSGRFPENRARFYAAEIWSGLNFLHKKGIVYRDLKLDNVLLDFEGHIRIADFGMCKLQIFLDRTADTFCGTPDYMAPEIIKGLKYNQAVDWWSYGVLLYEMLTGQSPFSGCDEDELFWSICNERPFIPRYLSQDSIDMLLCLLEKDAGKRLPGHEISYHAFFQTIPWDRLERRQLDPPFKPALEHTLDTKYFDTAFTAEKPRLTPVPDQILTSIDQGVFRGFSYTNPNATD